TCTTGTGAAAAGGGCTACACAAATAAAGTTTAAAGTTTGATTTGAAGACACACTGCCTCTTACCGGTGTTCTTGAATGGACAACTTTCAGATCGGTGTGACCTTTCATCTACTTTATCCCACCACATctgcatacacatgcacagacacgcacacatacacacaaaatccCCCAAAAAGATTCCGATCATTTCTATGATGCTGTAATGTCCCGCAATGTGTTATTAACGCTTAAAATATCGTAAAATAAAATGAATATCAGGAGGCCTACCTGAATGCACATACAAGGGCTGACAGAGTGCAGTGGAATGGCTTTTTCTGTCCACTTCTACAGACACAAAATAAGTGTTTACTTCAAAGACAAGCAATGAGAAGAACTATGCAATAACAACTTTCAGGTATAAATGTCTATAAATTCAGCTGTAAATTATCTTGACACCTTTGCACCACATTAACCTTGCAAGTTCCATTTCTCTCCTGCTTAAGGCACATCTTTAGTGGGAAGAGGTTGTCACTCTTGTGTTCAGCACTCAGATTCACCACACCCCTTATCTGGTCAATATCTGCACCTATTCTAGGGACTGACAAACACAAGCCAATTACACAAGAGAAAAGTCAAGTTGAATAAATGTAGCTAGACTAaactgtcagacagacaaacagtctCCAATGGGCAGCACCAAAGCAACACAAATAAGCATACATGGTTTCAGGTGTATATTTTCAGGACAGGTAACATCAGTTGCTCAAACAGAAAGCTttgcaaatgtaaataacagAATATACAGTAATTCTGAGAATAGATCAAATATGAACTTCACTCACCATCACAAGCCTCTACAAGTCCCTGATGTTCTGTGGAACACACTAAGGGCATAGGATGAGAATCAGTCATAATCATTACACAGTAGGAGGAAAGGGTAGAGCCCTTCAAAGAATGTCTGGAAAACACCACTGGTCTCAGTACCTTCATCTACTGACGGCACTTTCACCATGTGATGCAGTGAGCCCACATTCACGCTCACGTCACTGCTGAAAAGCACACTCTTTGGTTCACACACCACCAGGGACAGCTGCGCGTGCTAGATGATGAAGTTGGATAAAAAACATTGGCTAAAGCACATCAGACTCTACGCTTGTACTATACGCACGTATGCCATTATTGATGGTAAATTTACGTACAATAGCCTCCGGTGCAGTTGCTGCCGTTATGTTGAAATGGATGTTTTTACACGCTGGCATGAAGGCTACTGGACTGTAGCACACCATAATGTTCGCTGCAAAACACGCAGACGTGAGCAAGAGCAACATGTGTTGCAATTTGTTTGCAGTTTGCAATTTTTGGTTTCCCGGATTTCGCTACCATTATCATCTTGACCCCGAACTTGATCCAAACTGCGGTTCAGCTGGATGCTGATGAAGATGCAGGGTGAGCATGCATCCCATGTGCAGCAGAGCTTAGCTTGTACCTCTAGGTTCCAGATAGCTTCAGAACCAAACACCTTGTCCATTGGGAGAAAGATATCTGACACAAAGAGAAAAGATTGGAAAAAAtataagagggggggggggggggggtgttctttGTGTGCGAGTGCATGAGAAAGATAAGGGACTGAAAGATCAATGGTTCAAGTAAGTGTATGGAATGTGACCCAGCAGTGTACTCTGGAATGTGTGGCTCAGACTGCAATTTCACTTGAGGTGACATGGAAAGGGATTTTGTGAAACAAAAGTGCTCACCTTCAACAGTGCAGGTAGAATTACCCTGATTATAACAAAGTAGAGGTTAGAGTTTGCTACTCAAGTCACAGCCTACACTATTCACGTGCCTGTTTATCATTATGATTCATAGCATACGCGGTGCATAATAATGTTGCCGTTTAGCCTAAGTTGTAAAACAAGCAAATAGGCATATAAGAAAAACTTAAATACACACGTAAATAGAAAACTTTGGCGGGAAGCACCCCTTTAAAAGGACaatgaataaaaaatgtttgATGCCCAATTTCGACAAAAGATCTACAGCGATTACCTGTGAACATGTGACTCGTCCACATTGAGGGACCATTATCATGTCCAGCGCGAGAGTTGAAAACCCTGACAACAGGACTGCGTATAACAACCAAGATACAGTAGATTTCATTTCAAAAGTCCGCCCACCATTTCTTGACGGAAGCTTTACTTTTAAAGCTGTGTTCTCCGTGTAGCTCTGTTGTGGAACTGATTGAAGATTGGAACAACGGTGacgggggaaaggaggggacatgtcatttaattaattatttagaAATATTACTTTACAGTAATGTATCAGTATTGAAAAGTTTAAGAGAGGTCAATTCCACTTGTTTCTAACATAACATATCAATTCAATTGAAATTTTAGTTTCAGATACTTACATTTTTGAATTGGATCCAAAATCCAGGTTTTAACAAAGTAAATAAATGAGCATAACAATAAATGAGCGCAATGACTCGTTTTACCTTACCAAGCTCACATCTTAGGATAAATATTAAGCCTATCATGAACAATATCCGATGTTCTGGGAAGTTCTGGATAGAGTCAACAAACAGGTATTACTTGGGATTTAACCCCACcccacatactctctcactctcactctcactctcactctcactctcactctctttctctttctctttcgcttgctctctctctctctctctctctctctctctctctctctctctctctctctctctctctctctctctctctctctctctctctctctctcacacacacacacacacacacacacacacacacagatctgcaTATCAGCCATAGCCTACATCTTTCAGATGTCAAGGTCCAGCAGGTCATTGAAATCAATCTGTTTATTCAAACAACAATAAAGCTGGTAGTTCCGATAATGATGTCTTTGTTTCACATTTTTAAACCTTAATTAACAATAGATGTAAAACTTTGAATGGGCGTCGAGGCGTCTAGGTGACCAAAGTCCTTTCTCTGTAGCTGTGGGTATTTAAAGAAAGGCTGTGCCATGTATACTCAGAATTATAAGTACTTCAGTAATGAATGTGTGCTTTATCCAAAGAAAGATTGATTgccttgggagtcaggtggctgagcggtgagggaatcgggctagtaatccaaaggttgccagttcgattcccggtcatgccaactgacgttgtgtccttgggcaaggcacttcaccctacttgcctcgggggaatgtccctgtacttactgtaagtcgctctggataagagcgtctgctaaatgactaaatgtaaatgtaaatgtaatgccttGCATCCTGTTACAGTTCACTTCAGCAGTAGGATTTAGATTGCCCTGTTGAACCAGTTTTGTACtcagttttgtacagttttagtaCAGTTCCTTAGCTGCCTACTTGGGAACTGTATAGTGATATAACTTGACTGATCACATGGTTGTGCTACTAACATGGGACAGGTGCATAACATTGTCAGCATTTTAAGACAATTATTATGATTATTAAAGACCTTTATTTTAAGtttgaacagatttttttttttttactttagtcAAGGCTTATCAATGTTGTAGTAGCAAAGCATGCTGTTATACCAGTACACAACCAACCCTGAAATTTAAGTATGAATTAACTGCATGGAGAATTTTGGGCACACCTACTCAAGAAAGCCTATGTTTCAACACCACCGTTGCTGGGTTACAAAGAGCTGACAAACACACCCAGTTCAAATAGCAATAACAGTGACTGTGTAAATCCAGATGTAGAAAAGATAAAGGTCAGTAAAGACAAGTAATTGCCTACACAAATACAAGCAAGATGTTTggaaattattattttgtacTTTTATTCGAACTCTCCTGCTTGGTCTAGACAGGCAGCAAGATTTTACTAAATGAAAACATACTTGATATCTTAGTTCTAGAACCGTTCCCTCCATTACCCAGGCGATGTGCTGTGCTTAGTTATAGTGATCATAGTGGCCAGTTCCAGTTATGAGACAGAGAAGTCTGGGACTGCTCCAATATGCATGGCAGACAGAGGAGAAAGGTGCAAGCACGCAACAtcaggagaggaaggcagaagTGTTCCTAGCAAAGGAACTGAAATAGAAACATACATTAGTCAACAAGCATGTATGATGTCTTAGGCTTGGAAACAGTTTTTtagactacagtacagtagatgaTTAAACCTTGTTTCTGGATATAACAAGCTAAAGAATGACTGACAGCCATGGGAGCTTAGATCTATCAGCGATCTCATTagaaagggaggcagagaggcagtttTATGAGAAAAGGTTCGTCagcagaggcgttgttagacataaagctctactggggcacaggcccctattcgtatcacttttttttctttcaagcttgctgcgcacaatgcactactaggctatagaaactcccattgcttaacccactatacaacagttcagggatgcaagtttgatatgagctttggcagggacatcaatagttaatgcgtgcgcatttgagcgcaaatactgttttttgagcttcatgttatattgtttttatgttttagtcaaaatacgatgataggtaggcctatcatttagaaactttctttagttttgtaatgttttcctaGCCTACCTCATTTCTGACTTGTGTacagagtccgacacctggactttgtgtgcgtgctgcagtggctatttttGGCAcactcagaagagcgcgctgacatggaattctgtggGTATCGGTTTGTGTTtgcggttaaactgctttgattttacaagcgttgattgggatactgcattTTTTCttctgggattatcaatctaaattaatgcactgattAAGTAattaagtaaattgttaaaactcaaactttagattttactggggcacagcagatttatactggggcacgtgccccagtaaaaagggtctaacgacgcccctgatCGTCAGTCAAATGTTCACAGTCCCTCTGTCATGGAACCTGTAAGGTCTGTCACAAGATGACAAAGTCAGACCAGATCATGGCCTCTGGAACTAGTGCtgctgagggtgctgcagcaccccctgctgacagcacgagaattttaaatgatataacttgaaaatccaccacctcGGCACCGCCCCTCAACATTAAAATATGAATATAAAATATGTTCCCGCAGTTATGGGCCAGATGACATCAGGGAACCTGTCAGGTCTGTCACAAGATGACCAAATCAGGCCATATGACATCAGAGAACCTTCAGGAAGACAGGGACTACATTCGTATGTGGTGAAGGGAATTGGCTATACCTCCTTTACAGTTCAGTGTCTTGCTCATTATCAATTTAAATAACCGACCATGAACTCCGACCACATTTTAGTATCTTGTCTTGTTCTTTATTGTCAGGGTACCATGACATGATCATAAGTGATTTATTGAACCACATGCCCACCCATACTTCTATACTAGGAGAGGACAGTACAGAGATTCTGCACAGTAACAGTACAGTGAGTTACGTTGACAGAAGTGTTATGTTGCCATCCACTGGCTAAAGAAGGAACATCTTGCGGTATTGTTACAATTAAACTTTTATTAACATTCACCTTCATGTTTTTGCTCATATTTCTTTACATTGTACTTTGTATCTTTGTTATAAAACATAACATATATTATATTGAGGTGGTCCACTGGCAGAAGCAGTGTTGTGTGCTAGTGTTTACATCCATGCTCCTCTGGCCAGCCTGATGGTGGGGCTCCGGGATGATTCTAATGGCTTCACCTCTACACTGTCccacctctcctcacttctAATATGACCCTTATACTCACCCCTCCCCgcacccctcccctcatccctaacCTCCcagctctcacccctcccttgaTCACAAACCTTCCTGCTCTCATCCCTTTCTTCACCTCTAAGAACCCTGCCCTTACGCTTCGCCTTACCGCTAACCTCTCTACCATAACtggctcccccctctcccaacccctttcccccccttttCTCACCCTGGCCACCCCCCTTACCATCCATCCAGCTCACCCTCCATTCACTCCTCCCCGCCAAtctccccccctgcctgcccaaccggccctctcccctcccatccagcccctccacctttccctcccccatcccgctaagcccctcccccctccccttacccccAAGGTGTGCCATGTATCTCTGGGCGTAGCTGCCACATCGCCAGGTCTTCAGGTGTGAGTTGTAGCGTTGGTGGTCGAACAGCTCCTCCTCGCCCAGGTGGGATTTGATCCGTACCGCAGCGGCGCGCTGCTGCCAGTTGAACAGGAAGATCTGGCGGGCGCTCTTCTTCTGGCCCCAGCCCTCTGCCAGGCTCAGGGCGGTCATGCCCTCGCAGTCCTCCATGTTAGGAGGTGCACCACCCAGCAGAAGGTCCTGGATCAACTGGACATGCCCCTGAGCGGCGGCGGCGTGCAGTGCCCCTCGACCACGAGGGGTCTGAGCCCCGACGtcagcacctggaggaggaagagggggggggggtcatttgcAGTTAAAGTGGAAGACATGTGAGGGGATTTTTTTGTAGTAACAGTGGTGTTATGGAATAGTTACAGTGTTATGGAGCAGATGGTGTCTGGTACACCGCGCTGCAGTAGTAACAGTGTTATGGAGCAGATGGTGTCTGGTACACCCTGCTGCAGTAGTAACAGTGTTATGGAGCAGATGGTGTCTGGTACACCGCGCTGCAGTAGTAACAGTGTTATGGAGCAGATGGTGTCTGGTACACCCTGCTGCAGTAGTAACAGTGTTAAGGAGCAGATGATGTCTTGTACACCCTGCTGCAGTAGTAACAGTGTTAAGGAGCAGATGATGTCTTGTACACCCTGCTGCAGTAGTAACAGTGTTATGGAGCAGATGGTGTCTGGTACACCATGCTGCAGTAGTAACAGTGTTAAGGAGCAGATGATGTCTTGTACACCCTGCTGCAGTAGTAACAGTGTTAAGGAGCAGATGATGTCTTGTACACCCTGCTGCAGTAGTAACAGTGTTAAGGAGCAGATGATGTCTTGTACACCCTGCTGCAGTAGTAACAGTGTTATGGAGCAGATGGTGTCTGGTACACCATGCTGCAGTAGTAACAGTGTTAAGGAGCAGATGATGTCTTGTACACCCTGCTGCAGTAGTAACAGTGTTAAGGAGCAGATGATGTCTTGTACACCCTGCTGCAGTAGTAACAGTGTTAAGGAGCAGATGATGTCTTGTACACCCTGCTGCAGTAGTAACAGTGTTAAGGAGCAGATGGTGTCTGGTACACCCTGCTGCAGTAGTTACAGTGTTATGGAGCAGATGGTGTCTGGTACACCATGCTGCAGTAGTAACAGTGTTAAGGAGCAGATGGTGTCTGGTTTACCCTGCTGTAGGAGGAAGCGGGTGGCGGAGGCGTGTCCTCGTTGAGCAGTGATGAACAGGGCAGAGAAGAGGCGGTGAGGCAGCCAGGAGGATGCATAGGAGCACTGGGGAGCTGGTTTGGACATGACCTGCTTCAACTGAACATCACAGATAGATAGAAGAGGGAATACAATGTTGGAAAAGTTAGACACTGTTACAACCACCAGGGGACAGCAAACTGTCTCTAAATTTCCTTCAGGATCAATGAATTGAATTGAAATGAATCAAATTGAGTCCAATTAAGTTGAATAACAGCTGTGTAACTCAAGGAGGAGTCGTCCACCACTGCTCTTTGTTCATTAGCGGTCTCTGCTACTGGCCCAGTTAACAGACCAGCGGTTGTGATGTTGTTCGAGTCTGTCCTAAGCTGCACCTGACGTGCCTGCGGTGCCTCAGTGTTAACTCTGACCATGTAGGTGTTTCCGGAAGCAGCAGCAGTCACCAGCTCCGGCCAGCCATTGTAGGGCCACACCCCCACCGTCAGCACTGTGCCTGGGACAATGTCGTTGTAGTGCAAGGTGCTTTCCTCCATCAGGTCACCTGTAGGGTGGAGCACCGGAGGGCTGTAGGCTCACACTGCATGGTTGAACTACATCTGGGATATATTCCTCGCCTTCcttcattttttcttttttctttagtGTAGTGGTTTAATCATTCCTGTGGGAGGAGCCCTCCATTTTTCTGATTATTAGGTTACATCGACACACCTGCGTTTACTGTTATAGCTTTCAAAACACTTGTAAACAGTAAAACACTGAAACATAGGTGTAATGCTTCCCTGATTATAGTTTAGTATAGGCTAATCATATTTAAGAGAATCTACATGTACTTACACATCTTGATCATCACTAAGTTCGGTTGTGGTTTATTAATCGAGACTCGTCATGCTCTGAATGGAGCATTGTCCAATTCAATAGGCCTATCAGTCGAACAGAGATGGCAGAGAAACGACTAGCATAAAAGCTTAATTACCCTGGTCCAGGTAGCATAGTCTCTGGAAGTCCGAAGGAATTCCGACCGCCAGCTCCAATGCGCTCTTTAGTTCTCTGATCGTCATGTTATGGTGGCAGTTTTGCACGATGAACACCTCCCCTGTGTCGCGTACCCGCGCATTGAGGTTGAACCGAGCTGTCTTGGAGACGCGGTGTACAGAACTTGTCAAATTCGGTGAGGTCGAAGCGGACGGAGGCCTACTAAAATATGTATTTGACTTGCTCATTGATAAGCTCAGAATCATCTGAAGGCTACAAAATGAGTCAATCAGAAAACCCATAAAGTAGCCTACCCTTCTCTCAGACGGAATGTTGTGTGTCTTTTTCCCACTGTTACTAGGCGATGGGCGCATCAATTCAAGTCCCGTAAAATGCGCGTTAGAGACGCGCTGTTTGACctgtgtttttgcattttgtAAGCCAACAAGAAGTGACAATAGTGGAATTCAACAACGCCTAGATGGTTTATTACTCATCTAAAGTTTATTGAAAACTGTTGTACTAAAGTCCCTTACATTTATATAAGGCAAGGCAACATTTTCGTTAAACACAATTCTTATTTCTTACATAGGCCTACTCAATATTCCTCAATATACTAGAGATGAGGTTTTGTAACTACAGAAAACAACAGTTGTACTTTACTTAAGAAACATGATCTTTTAATCTGATTTCTTTTGTGTAACTAGTTATTGTCTCCAGAAAAATTATCAGTGAGAGCTGAATCTGGAGTTGTCTCTTGTCTCTGTCGTCTTGATCAGTAGTTTGGGAGTTGGGGAGCTGCTATGGTAACCATTGGTTGCTTTGGAACCTGTAGAAAACAACAGGGTTTAAAGAGAAAATTGTGAGatagtgacagacagacagacagacactttaATAAACGTCTGAACTATTGTGAACTGTTGTGAAGGAGGTGAAACGATAACACATAAAGTTCCCAATTGATGTAATAAACCTACAGCGGCTACTTACTGTGACTGGCCACAGCCTGAATGCTCAGGATGGACTGCTGGCCCAGCctggagagagatacacagtgTTATATctgggatggagagaaatagTCCAAGGGAATAAGGAGAAGAAGGAACAATGGAATCAGGGAACAAGTTTATCCT
The window above is part of the Osmerus mordax isolate fOsmMor3 chromosome 1, fOsmMor3.pri, whole genome shotgun sequence genome. Proteins encoded here:
- the LOC136951386 gene encoding ankyrin repeat domain-containing protein 60-like, yielding MTIRELKSALELAVGIPSDFQRLCYLDQGDLMEESTLHYNDIVPGTVLTVGVWPYNGWPELVTAAASGNTYMLKQVMSKPAPQCSYASSWLPHRLFSALFITAQRGHASATRFLLQQGADVGAQTPRGRGALHAAAAQGHVQLIQDLLLGGAPPNMEDCEGMTALSLAEGWGQKKSARQIFLFNWQQRAAAVRIKSHLGEEELFDHQRYNSHLKTWRCGSYAQRYMAHLGAGGAAAPSAALVPEAMIWSDFVIL